In one window of Nocardioides panacisoli DNA:
- a CDS encoding branched-chain amino acid ABC transporter permease produces MQLLAQQLANGIALGSVYALFAIGFALILARMGILNVAHGTFATWGAISSYWLVTEQGANFWMAAAVGIVCAGLLGVLADTFAFAPLRRREAGTFAPIIASIGVWIILLNVAESVLGPTTQSYPVDAVPATPLEIGGLLVLPAHLFSIVALLVVVTGVHLLLNRSRFGAAVRAVSVDPRSASIVGVDARRTLIVVAFLAAAIAGLAGVLAALSDNNVSFGLGEALLLKGFAAVVVGGYGDIRGAAAVGVAIGVLEVLSSQYISSGFRDAITFGVLLLVLVVRPQGLFGERQLVRA; encoded by the coding sequence GTGCAGCTTCTCGCCCAACAGCTGGCCAATGGCATCGCGCTGGGGTCCGTGTACGCCCTGTTCGCGATCGGGTTCGCGCTGATCCTGGCCCGAATGGGCATCCTGAACGTCGCTCACGGCACCTTCGCCACGTGGGGCGCGATCTCGTCCTACTGGCTCGTCACCGAACAGGGCGCCAACTTCTGGATGGCCGCGGCCGTCGGGATCGTGTGCGCCGGATTGCTCGGCGTGCTCGCCGACACGTTCGCCTTCGCGCCACTGCGCCGTCGCGAGGCGGGGACGTTCGCTCCGATCATTGCCAGCATCGGGGTCTGGATCATCCTGCTCAACGTCGCCGAGAGCGTGTTGGGCCCCACCACCCAGAGCTACCCGGTCGATGCGGTGCCCGCGACGCCATTGGAGATCGGCGGACTGCTGGTGCTGCCGGCCCACCTGTTCAGCATCGTGGCGCTGCTCGTCGTCGTGACCGGCGTCCACCTCCTGCTCAACCGCTCGCGGTTCGGCGCCGCCGTCCGTGCGGTGTCGGTGGATCCGCGCTCGGCGTCCATCGTCGGCGTCGATGCCCGGCGGACGCTCATCGTGGTCGCCTTCCTGGCCGCCGCGATTGCTGGCCTGGCCGGCGTCCTCGCTGCGCTGTCGGACAACAACGTCTCCTTCGGCCTCGGCGAGGCACTCCTGCTGAAGGGCTTCGCCGCCGTGGTGGTGGGTGGCTACGGGGACATCCGGGGGGCGGCGGCAGTCGGCGTCGCCATCGGAGTGCTGGAGGTGCTCAGCTCGCAGTACATCTCCTCGGGGTTCCGCGACGCGATCACCTTCGGCGTGCTCCTGCTCGTGCTCGTCGTGCGACCCCAGGGCCTGTTCGGTGAACGCCAGCTCGTCCGGGCCTGA